In Lolium rigidum isolate FL_2022 chromosome 3, APGP_CSIRO_Lrig_0.1, whole genome shotgun sequence, the genomic window GCCGACTCCATGATGGAGTCATAGGGAATGAAGCCTGGTCCGAAACCACACACACCGTGCATGTGAGAGCGCCTTTCTTTCAGACCCGGCGTCATTCCCCTTGACAACCATGAAACGAAGTAAACGGGCAAGACGAAAGTTGTTTACCCATTTTCTCCTGGGCTATCGCGCGTGTGCAGCTCTATATATTCAGCCTAGCCACGGGAAAGGTGGAGGAACCAAAGGTACCACGAGCTGAACGCGACAGAGATCGTCAGCGCAGATCGGATGCTATTCGAGTCATTTTCTTTTCAGATTGGCGATCCACCGTATACGCGGCAAAGCGAGCGACCAGTCGTGTGGTGGTTAATTAGACTTATGATGCTGCTGATGATGATACATCTGATCCTTGTGCAGAGAAAATCAGCTGCTTGATATTCCCTGTGCTCGCGACATGCAAAAGGAAGGATCCCTGACGTTGAAATGCGAAGCGGTTCTCCTGCAAAGTGAGGGGGCTTTGCATCAATCCTGCCTGTCTTCAAAGGGtgaggaagaaagaaagaaacaaatgGCAGGGGCGACCCGAATAATGGTTTGTGATTCCAAGCTTAAGGATCAAGCTACAGAGAACTATCGGATCTCTTTTGTTCGTACGTAGCTCTCGTTGGATTCTTACGTCAGCTCTGTACCATTTGCTTTCCAACTTTAGAATGAGATAATATGACAAACCTTGGACTTTCACAGAGAATGGCGAAGTGTTAACTTAATTAGTGATGATACAAGAAAATGAGAGGACGGCACGGTCAAGCGGAGAGTTTAGTAATGCAGAGCGAGCATATTTCCCACTTTTTTGGATTTAGTTATGACTCTACCACGGAGTGTGTCCCATACAGTGATACAGCAAGCGTGCAGAAACCCAACACTTCATGAACACTGGAATGTCCCCCAGAAAAAAAAAACGGCATGTTTTATATTCAGATTTTCCAACGGCCAATATTTGAAAAGGGTGGTGATGGCACACGATCATCTCAGTAAGCTCCGTAATTATTGAACCAGTACTATGATTAATGGCACATGACTTGGCTTCGAAAGTTCCAAATTCTTTCAGCCAAACGATCTGACAAAGAAATGAATAAGGACGGGCATTAAGGGGTAACAAAGAAAAGTACTAAAAAAAATATATTGACATGTTTCCCAATCATGAGAGGCCGGCGATACAGTATGTTCACCGCAATGAATGTTACAAAAAAAACTTAGTGGTAAGCAGTCGGCTCGGCAGAGCAAGCAAGCAAGAGTACTGGCATGTTAAATAGAGGAAATTTGGAATAATAGATCTCAGAGAATGATAACCATGTAACAACTTCATCTCTGTTCTGCTCCACATCCCTACATAGACCAAGCCCTGAACCTCTCTAGGCAGGAAAACGATTAGATGTGACGCCTAGGTTCTAAGCGACACGTTGTTACTTTGCTCTGGTTAGCCTGGTTCACAACGATTGCCGTGTGGATTTTGAGCAAGAAGCACTGCCTTTTTATTAAGTAACAAGGGAAAAAACCGGCCAATCTATATATAAAGGGTATATTTATAATAAGGTGGAATATGCCAGAAACCACCGTAAAGATAAAAGCAGCCGGCCCGGCGTCAGCGAAAGCATGCTCGTGGTGTAGGATGTCTTCTTTTGCAATTTCTGCCACCTCAAGGTAAGTGAGTCATTGTCCCGTGAAGATCATGCAATTACGTTCCTTCCACGCGTTCCAAAGAACATAAAGGAAACAACCGTCATTGATGCGCATTTGATCATTCTGAGGCTTTTTGGGAATCAAGGAGTCCCACTATTGGAGGCGGAGGGGAAATTCTAGCTGGAGGTCCCGGTGTGGGGTCATTGTTCTAGGATTACGCCAACTGCCTTATAACAACAGAGGTGATCTGCGGTTTCCGACGCACTTAGACACAAAGTACAAGAAGGGCCAAGTAAGTTGCAGATCAGTCCATCGAAGTCAAGGCCACTAGAGGCCAAGCGCGCGTCATGGCCGGATCTCTTAAGATCGGGCATCCCAAGACCCCCAAGATCCTAAGGGCCATGCAAGTTGCAGGTCAGTCCATCGAATCCAAGGCCACTAGAGGCCAAGTGCGCGGTGTGGCCGGATCTCTTAAGATCGGGCATCCCAAGACATCCAAGATCATTGGGCCTGCAAACAGTCTTCCAATTCACCAACACCTTCCTTTGTGCGGCATGCTCCCCCTCATCCCTCGTCCAGACGAAGTTTCGTGCTATCTTATTGATCTTGTCTCGTGCCCATTTCAACAAGAGGATGTGGCCATGGCATGGTAGATTCCCGTGGACATAAGCAGGCTTGGCCGTGCAAGGTTTTTTCCCAATCAACCCGCTTGGCCATTTCACCCCGAAAATCCACTGGGCTGTTTCCAAGTTCCAGCAAAGGGCCGAGCCCTGTGGCCCAGAACGAGCCCAGCATCCAATGATTTACCAAAAGGAGacccagcccagcccagcccacggCCACTTCTTCCACCGCCGCTGCACGTCGCCGCCTCGGgcaattcctatacaccgaccaggtcggtggttaccccgcgccgcacacccccgcgcgcgggatatgggccggcctggtcggcccatttcacgtttatttctgttttctgttttctgttttctgtttcttttcttttctttttcttttcttgtttttctgtttctttttttctgttttgtttttgtttcttttctgttcattttattttttaaaaaaatttaaaagttcaaatttaaaatttgttcaaatttaaaaaatgttcaaatctggaaaacgttcaaattcgaaaaatgttcaaataggaAAATCGTTCACattttaaatttgttcatattcaaaaaatcgttcaaacataaaaatagttcaaaataaaaaattgttcaaatttaaaaatcgttcaaacttaaaaatcgttcaaaattaaaaatctttcaaatttgagaactgttctatttttttaaaattatattttaaaaatattcgTTTTTTTTAATTTCATATTCGTGAAAAATAGAAATTTTTCTGGAAAAACCCGGAttatgaaaaataaaaaagaaacagcAGAAAAAAAAGAAACGAAATGAGAGTTACCTtctagtgggccgcggcccagctagCCACCGCAGCCAACAGCGAAATAAAACAGCCGGTCggggatagtgggccgggcccaaCAACGGCCGGGGTGTGCGGCTCCATGCTcggcaccgaccaggtcggtgtaaagcagccCCCGCCGCCTCGTCTCGCGTGTTGACTCCGGGAAAGACAACTTCTTTGTGCTCGGCGGCCATGGCAACCCCCGCGGCGGCGCCGAGGCACAGCTGCGCGAAGCTCTCGGTGGCGGTCGAGGACCCCAAggcgccgggcggcggcggcataTTCGTGAAGGCCACGTGGCTCCCCACCCGCTTCTCGCTCGCCGTCACCGACGGCGCCGGCGCCTGGGTCGCCGACGCCTCCGACGCCGAGGTGCGCCTCCGGGCCGAGCAGTGGGACCAGCCCGTCGCCGAGTACCTCGCGCTCGCCGAGCGCTACCTCGCCTTCCACCAGCCCGCCTCCACCTActccttccacgaggccggcaacGGCAATCGCAGGGTACGTTCGGCTTTGTGTCCCTTCACCTCTGTctctgtttgtatgtggatgaaaaTTATAATGTCGCGGGTTGATCTGAAATGAATCCTAATTCAAGGGCAAGTTGAAATCCGTCTAGCTGGCTTCATTGGGTTCAGAGATTGTTGTTTGATGTGTCAAGTACTGTATCATATTTCTTCACCACTTATTTCCGTAATTTCGTCACGGATTTCCCATGTAGCAGTATCGTTCATCCAAGAATAGTGTATCTATAGTGAATATTAATCGGTGTTTTGTTAGGCCAAAACATTAATTAATGTTCTAATGTCATGGGTTTCATAGTAGTGATGGTGACGTGCTCCTCTTGCACCCAATTTGGGGAGCAATTTGTGCCGTTGCTGTTGCCAATGTACAGCCCATTAAGACAAGACTTATCTCTCCCTCTGTCCCGCACGCACCTGACTTCCATTCAAGTGGTTGAACTTGGGTCTTCCTAGTCTAACTCTTGCTCGGTTTAATCGAAAGACAGTTGCTGACATAGAGGAGTTAAAATTTGAGAACAGTGACGATTTGGTATTAGCTGTAGATCATTTGCCAACACATGTGTTTAACATCATATATTGTGCTTATTATTTAAGCACTTCAATGATACATCAGTTTTTCCAAACTTACGATATAAACCAGGACCTTTTTTGAGGTGATATAAATCAGGTCTTGTTCATGAATAAACAAAAATAATCTAAAAAATGCATGGTACTGTCTGGTCATCACTTCCTTTAATAGTGATTCACATTCTCCATTTCTCACTATATTGATGCCTTAGCAGCCTGTTTGAGAGCCTTTGAGGTACTATTATTTCCAATTTACTCACATGATATGACAAGTTGAACTTGTACTGACTACttgatagttgtcattctgaagtATGGATAACGTTGAAAACTATTGTCTTAattggatagaggtctatgtggTCATAAGTTTATGTTGAAGTGAAGTCATTCATGCTTTATACCTTGACTTTCACCTTATGGAGGAACATGAACATGTCCTTATCTAATTGGTCTGTTTTACTATCTGATATATTGCTTTTTTGTACCATGTAGTTGTCATGGACATTTGAAAAACAAGGTACCAAATTGGAATGGCGTTGGAAACTGCAGCAGTCACCCCACACACAGCAGACTATAGCTGAGGTTTTGGATTTTCTAATGGATGCAAATATACGCTTGAGTGTATGTCCCTTGGCTCTACTCCTTTCTTTCAATAGTGCTGTGATATTTTTTGATTACTTGCCAATTCATGTGGGGTTGCAAGTGGACAGGCCTACAACCTATTATGTTTAATGATGATATTTCACTTGCAGTTTGTTCACTTTGCGCAAATAGCGAAATAAGTAGTTGGACCGGGCCAACTCGCCCAAACTTGCATCCATAATTCTATGAAATCAAACGACGATTTATAACCATATTATCAGGACTGTAGGACGAACAATTTGTCAGGATATGGCTGAACTTTTCTACACCTTGTACATGGTGTGTTTAAAATGTTGGCTTTGTTTATGCAGGAAGAGGTTGTCAGGAAGACACAATCATTTGACAAGCTGAAACAAGAAGCTGAGAAGTGCTTGCAACAAAGTGAAAGATTTAACAACGAGAAAGCCGATTTTGAGCAAGCTTCCTTTACAAAGGTGCAGTTCCTAGTATCAACTTATCCTATTTGCTAATGATGATCCGCAGTGGAGTTCCATTTCGAATTTGTGTTACTTCGTCATTTTAAATAGCCCTGTTCCATGTGCAGGAAGACTACTAGTCTACTACTATCACAGAACACACTGGTCCATCACATTTCCCCTAATAATTTAAATCAGTTATCTTTCGTATTGACTTTTAAGAGCCAGCACTGTTTTCATTCAGTTCTTTATTAACTGGACCTCAGAAGGCTTGTGTTTTTATGTCTTTATGCGTTGCTTGGTTCTCACCATTGTGCCATTGCTGTAGTTTGTGGCTGTGCTGAACTCGAAGAAGGTCAAGCTCAGACTGCTCAAGGACAAAATTGCTGCACATGAAGCAGCAGACAAGGCGCCGAAGGAGGACGAGGATAACGAATCTTCAGACAAAGGGCCGGGGGAGGAGGACGAGGGTAACTCAACTGACAGGACGGAGCCGTTCGAGGGAGATAGCGACAAGGACCTGAGCGTCAAGGGTGAGCCCTCGGAGACGGGCAGCGGCAATCGCCACAGCTCCCCGGAGAAAtctgccaccacctccacctcgagAGGCAGGAGGGGTCGCAAGAGGACGAGGAAATGACTCTGAACAAAAAGCAAGCTGACTTGCCAGATTGACGATGGCAGGACCTATTTGGAAACGTTATATGAGTCGTTCGTGATGTATCTGTCATGTTCGTAGCCACGTAGCACCTTGTCGAAAtattcttcacgtgttttgcgttTTGCTAGAAGAAGGCACCAAAGGGAAGTTGTGTGACGAACCGATTAAGGCGGCATTCCTTTAGTTCTAGTGGTACTAGTAAGTATAGTTTTTAATGGAGTGTGGCTGCATTTCTCCACATGTGTTTTGTCCCGTGCCATTTTTGTTCCTGCAATCGTTCTCTTGTTTGAGTTGTTTCCGTTTGCTTTGAGACTATCGCAGGTCAATGTAAGCATGTGTTTCTCATTGCACAACGAGCAGGCCGCAACGCAGGATTCAtgcatataataataataatagtgcTAGTGATGCATTCGACCTGTCCTTTTCGTGCTTGGAaagaaaattgaaacaaaaaggcGTAGAACAGTCTTCGCTCATGTGTTTTTCTAGTCTAGAGTCAAAGTTGCAGAGTTCAGACGGTGGGCCAAATAAAATTGTGAAATTCACGCGGGAAGACACTCCCTACTGCTGACCACCTCTTCCCGTCCCGCCATTGGGGAAAGAAGCATGGCCGAGCAAGCGAGGGAAAGAGACGAAGGAATGGATCAAGAAGCAATGACCCTGGGACTGCCTTGGCTGTTGGGATACAGTTTCTGCAGGTGTTTTTTTCTGTGTGTTCTTCATCGCGTTTCTTGCTTGTGCTCTTCAGGTGTTTCTGTGCACTCAGCATAGCATGCGGGATTTGTTTTCGGTTGGGGTGACGAGCAGGATTTCCTTCTCCGCACGTCAGTCCCCTGTCGGCTGGCTTCAGTAGAGTACTCTGCTGTTTTGGTCTCTCTCATGTGTGTTTATGGGTCTTAGGGGTATAACAGCTCTCTCCACCGGAGAGCTTGGACCATCACGCCTTATATGATCTTCTCCAACTTCATTTTATCCTCCGGCTTCAGTAAATTCTGCCAATGAGGACCCCGTTTCACTATTGACTTTGTGTATGAGTTAAAAAAAAAAGGGCAGAATAACCCCTTCAAAGTAGGGGCTTCACAACCCGCTTCTCTTTCTTAATTTAGTGAGagcttctttctttttcctcATCAATCATGTGGTTGCTTCTTATGTTTCTGTGGTTCATCTTTGAGGCTCTTCATCATCTTTTCGTGGATATTTCGATCAAGAACACCATTTCCAGGATTCTTTTCAGTGGCCGGGCGACCCGTTTACACCCTGTTTGAGATGGTCTCTCTTGGATTTTCTTTTGGATGATTTCGCTAACTGACTGGAATTTGCATGCcaggtagacaccatgcatttccTGGGCCTCTGATATGCATAATTTTTTTGGGATAGTCCAAGCGCAGCTTCAAAGGTCACTAGGACGTACCTGTAGAGCTTTGAACCTGTTATTTATTGTTCAATTTTGGTGaagagactgttctgttttttttttttttgcactgaAAGCCATCGATCTCTGTACCTTGGAGAGAAAAGACCATGTCtctatttttttgtgtgtgtgtggaactctgctgattttatttatttgttttgatTTAGCATTCTGTTAGCAAAACAGAAATAACTATCCATTATGGTATGTGTGTCTGATTATGCCTTTGGGAAATTGGCAGAGGTGAATGAAATCTGAAATGGATGAAAGTAGAACTCAACAGCCCGGAGCCAGAAGGAATTCCACCCGGAGTTCACAACTTGAGCTTATTTCGCTGGAGCTGGAATCGCCGATTTGTCTTCTTCAACTACCCGAAACTCTCAGAACTTCGACTTCACTTTCCGGTTCTCCTCCTGAAATGTTCACTCATCTGGATACTCCCATCGTCCTGTAATATGATATGTTATTACTTATTAGAACCTTCTAACTCATGTATCGGTTATAATAATATCTTATATTATCGGATGAAGGGAGTATTAACCATTAGGTTAGTATGTTTTAGTCATTGCCATGCACGAAGTTGTGTGATTCCATAGTTTACCCCACTATGTCACCCCGGAATCAGATCTTGAATGTATGAATGGCCTTTTGAGTAATCACTCTGAAAAATGGAGCGCATAATTTTTTTATGATAAAACAACACCGTTCTCTATTTACTTTGCCGGTGTTTGCATCGGTTAACCCTAGTCGTTACTGGGAACCCCACCAAATGAACTCCACGTGCCCCAAGCACGAGCACATCAAAATAACTAGGTCACTCGGGACTCGGCAGGCACTAAAAGAACGGGCAAAGCTTCGTTCGGATAGGCAGGCAACCAATAATGCCCATACTGATCACGCTAACCTATAACCTCGTCAATGCAAATATCGCTGCCCTTCCTGAATCTGCCCGCAACCGAATCAATCGCACCATCCAAGACGGTTGAAATCCGAAAAACACATGGGACAGAAGCAGACGGGACAAAGGAGAAAACCGTCAGAACTAAAGAGGAGATAGAACGTTTGGTGTTGACCAATCAACATATCAACACATTGCCACATGGTAAAATTTCCCCACCGTCAAATTTCCCTAGTTTAATCCGCATGTTCACACAATTTCTAGTTTTATTTCTATCGATATTCCACCAAATGTCTCAAAAAATATGTTATTTAGGCTCTTTATTTGATAAAACTTCATATCTGATATGCATTCTTACTTTCTACGACATAATCATCAAAACGGGCTAGCGGTCTAAATTCGCACTAAAGCAACATATATTATTCTCCTCATGTTGGAGGAAAGCAAAAACATCTTGGTGAGGGATCTCCTCTAGCTTGGGTGAGTGATCGGCCATCACACCCACTTCCAAATTGACCAATTATGAAGGAAATTCGACTTGATTTAGGAAAACCCTTGTATCCCATTGCACCCCTATCCTCGGGTGGTCGAATGGTTTGGGGTTCCCATCATtttagataaagagaatatattaatatcagaagataccaattacacccagcctctgcaacaacacaacaccctaatggtagtatagatgcacatagccaaaaaagagaaaagaaaactaaaaaataaaagtcccgctacagtatcccagacctagcaacaacaatacatccaccaccaggacaacacctgaaatatagactcttcaaaagcgacgcctccaagaagggaacattgCACCACCGCTGTCGTCGCCCTATCAaaaaatcttaggttttcaccctcaagatagtccccgctctcaaaacaatgcctctaacaaggtcattgccaggcacaaccagttaaggccagaccttgggttttcaccctgaaaggtaggactctgaacttcacctgtgctgccgcccccactatcATACCactgtgatgcgtgcagttgacacacgtccgttgggaaccccaagaggaaggtgtgatgcagacagtagcaagttttccctcagaaagaaaccaaggtttatcgaaccaggaggagcgaagaagcacgttgaaggttgatggtggcggaatgtaatgcggtgcaacaccagggattccggcgccaacgtggaacctgcacaacacaaccaaagtacttttccccaacgaaacagtgaggttgtcaatctcaccggcttgctgtaacaaaggattagatgtattgtgtggaagatgattgtttgcagagaacagtaaagaacaagtattgcagtagattgtatttcagatgtaaagaatggaccggggtccacagttcactagaggtgtctctcccataagataaaaacatgttgggtgaacaaattacagtcgggcaatggacaaatagagagggcataacaatgcgcatacatgatatgataaatatagtgagatttaattgggcattacgataaagtacatagaccgctatccaccatgcatctatgcctaaaaagtccaccttcaggttatcatccgaaccccttccagtattaagttgcaaaacaacagacaattgcattaagtatggtgcgtaatgtaatcaataactacatcctcggacatagcatcaatgttttatccctagtggcaacgagcacatccacaaccttagaactttacgtcactgtcccagatttaatggaggcatgaacccactatcgagcataaatacttcctcttggagttaagagcaaaaacttggccagagcctctactaataacggagagcatgcaagatcataaacaacacataggtaataacttgataattaacataacatagtattctctatccatcggatcccgacaaacacaacatatagtattacgagatagatgatcttgatcatgttaggcagctcacaagatccgacaatgaagcacaatgaggagaagacaaccatctagctactgctatggacccatagtccagggtgaactactcactcatcactccggaggcgatcatggcgatgaagagtcctccgggagatgaatcccctctccggcgaggtgccggaggtgatctccgtaatcccccgagatgggattggctgcggcggcgtctcagtaaggttttccgtatcgtggctctcggtactgggggtttcgcgacgaaggctttaagtaggcggaagggcaacgcggggggccacacgagggccccacacgacaggctggcacggccaagggccaggccgcgcctccctagcgtgtcggcgcctcgtggccccacttcctttccccctcggtcttctggaagcttcatggcaaaataggaccctgggcgttgatttcgtccaattccgagaatatttcctttgtagaatttctgaaaccaaaaacagcagaaaacgagcaatcggctcttcggcatctcgttaataggttagtgccggaaaatgcataaatacgacatataatgtgtataaaacatgtagatatcatcaataatgtagcatggaacataagaaattatcgatacgtcggagacgtatcggcatccccaagcttagttacgctcgtcccgagcgggtaaacgataacaaagataatttctggagtgacatgccatcatacccttgatcatactattgtaaacatatgtaatgaatgcagcgatcaaaacaatggtaatgacatgagtaaacaactgaatcataaagcaaagatttttcatgaatagtacttaaagacaagcatcaataagtcttgcataagagttaactcataaagcaataaatcaaagtaaaggtattgaagcaacacaaaggaagattaagttttagcggttgctttcaacttgtaacatgtatatctcatggataattgtcaacatagagtaatataataagtgcaatatgcaagtatgtaggaatcaatgcacagttcacacaagtgttttcttcttgaggtggagagaaataggtgaactgactcaacataaaagtaaaaagaatggtccttcaaagaggaaagcatcgattgctatatttgtgctagagcttttattttgaaaacatgaaacaattttgtcaacggtagtaataaagcatatgagttatgtaaattatatcttacaagttgcaagcctcatgcatagtatactaatagtgcccgcaccttgtcctaattagcttggactaccggatcatcgcaatacacatgttttaaccaagtgtcacaatggggtacctccatgccgcctgtacaaaggtctaaggagaaagctcgcattttggatttctcgcttttgattattctcaacttagacatccataccgggacaacatggacaacagataatggactcctctttaattcataagcaagtggcaacaattagtgttctcatatgatattgaggatatatgtccaaaactgaaacttccaccatgattcatggctttagttagcggcccaatgttcttctctaacaatatgtatgctccaaccattaaggtggtagatctctcttacttcagacaagacggacatgcatagcaactcacatgatattcaacaaagaatagttgatggcgtccccgtaaacatggttatcgcacaacaagcaacttaataagagataaagtgcataagtacatattcaataccacaatagtttttaagctattttgtcccatgagctatatattgtaaaggcgaatgatggaattttaaaggtagcattcaagcaatttactttggaatggcggagaaataccatgtagtaggtaggtatggtggacacaaatggcatagtggttggctcaaggattttggatgcatgagaagtattccctctcgatacaaggtttaggctagcaaggtttatttgaaacaaacacaaggatgaacggtgcagcaaaactcacataaaagacatattgtaaacattataagactctacaccgtcttccttgttgttcaaaactcaatactagatattatctagactttagagagaccaaatatgcaaaccaaattagcaagctctaggtgtttcttcattaatgggtgcaaagtatatgatgcaagagcttaaacgtgagcacaacaattgccaagtatcaaattattcaagacattttagaattactacatgtagcatttcccgattccaaccatataacaatttaacgaagaagattcaaccttcgccatgaatactatgagtaaagcctaaggacatatttgtccatatgcaacagcggagtgtgtctctctcccacacagtgaatgctaggatccattttattcaaacaaaaataaaaacaaaaacaaaccgacgctccaagtaaagtacataagatgtgactgaataaaaatatagtttcaggggaggaacctgataatgttgtcgatgaagaaggggatgccttgggcatccccaagcttagacgcttgagtcttcttagaatatgcgggggtgaaccaccggggcatccccaagcttagagctttcactctccttgatcatattgtatcatactcctcttttgatccttgaaaacttcctccacaccaaactcgaaacaactcattagagggttagtggacaataaaaattaacatgttcagaggtgacacaatcattcttaacacttcggacattgcataaagctactggacattaatggatcaaagaaattcatccaacatagcaaaagaggcaatgcgaaataaaaggcagaatctgtcaaaatagaacgatccgtaaagatggattttattgaggcaccggacttgctcaaatgaaaatgcccaaattga contains:
- the LOC124700514 gene encoding DNA repair protein XRCC4-like, with protein sequence MATPAAAPRHSCAKLSVAVEDPKAPGGGGIFVKATWLPTRFSLAVTDGAGAWVADASDAEVRLRAEQWDQPVAEYLALAERYLAFHQPASTYSFHEAGNGNRRLSWTFEKQGTKLEWRWKLQQSPHTQQTIAEVLDFLMDANIRLSEEVVRKTQSFDKLKQEAEKCLQQSERFNNEKADFEQASFTKFVAVLNSKKVKLRLLKDKIAAHEAADKAPKEDEDNESSDKGPGEEDEGNSTDRTEPFEGDSDKDLSVKGEPSETGSGNRHSSPEKSATTSTSRGRRGRKRTRK